Proteins found in one Raphanus sativus cultivar WK10039 unplaced genomic scaffold, ASM80110v3 Scaffold4917, whole genome shotgun sequence genomic segment:
- the LOC130507608 gene encoding mitogen-activated protein kinase kinase kinase 20-like produces the protein FGSITLIKDFTRMILEGLVSIHGHGYVHCDLKPDNVLVFPSCSSRQDSSSYEIKISDFGNTLEVGEVPLVWETDYPWVGTPIYMPPESVRDGVAKKSLDLWSLGCLVREMYTGVIPWEGIELDDIATLLICGEAPWIPECLPSDAKAFIQTCFSSDPEDRGSAYELLFHPFLPRPELLKLRIRGRSLKRKKPTKDALAVSDKKPLKLRFFPTKAQQFKRTLNKVLRLKAIPMKISSDFNLVSVH, from the exons tttggttctatcacgTTGATTAAAGATTTCACCCGGATGATTCTTGAAGGTTTGGTCTCGATTCACGGACATGGTTATGTTCATTGTGACCTCAAACCAGACAATGTACTCGTCTTCCCTTCTTGTTCTTCGAGACAAGATTCATCATCGTACGAGATCAAGATTTCTGATTTTGGCAACACGCTGGAGGTAGGAGAGGTTCCTCTGGTCTGGGAAACTGATTATCCGTGGGTGGGGACTCCCATCTACATGCCTCCCGAGTCTGTCCGTGATGGCGTGGCCAAAAAGTCTCTAGATTTGTGGTCGTTGGGATGTTTGGTGCGGGAGATGTACACGGGTGTGATTCCTTGGGAAGGCATTGAACTAGATGATATCGCTACTCTTCTCATCTGTGGTGAAGCTCCATGGATACCTGAGTGTTTACCTTCCGATGCTAAGGCTTTTATCCAAACGTGCTTCTCAAGTGACCCTGAGGACAGAGGAAGCGCTTACGAGTTGTTGTTTCATCCGTTTTTGCCTCGTCCTGAA CTGTTGAAGTTGAGAATCAGGGGAAGAAGTTTGAAGAGGAAGAAACCAACTAAGGACGCTCTTGCTGTTTCAGATAAGAAGCCTCTGAAGTTGAGGTTTTTCCCCACAAAGGCCCAACAGTTCAAGAGAACTCTGAACAAAGTCTTGAGGTTGAAGGCTATTCCCATGAAGATATCGTCTGACTTCAATTTAGTTTCTGTGCATTAG